One stretch of Clostridiales bacterium DNA includes these proteins:
- a CDS encoding helix-turn-helix domain-containing protein, which produces MENINLNNVLTIAELCELLHISRKYAYKFIRDNNIKFMQIGKKFYLSRKSIEKLLSMED; this is translated from the coding sequence ATGGAAAATATAAATCTCAACAACGTACTTACGATTGCTGAGTTGTGTGAGTTGTTGCATATCTCACGTAAGTATGCTTACAAATTCATTCGGGACAATAATATAAAGTTTATGCAAATAGGTAAGAAATTCTATTTATCTCGAAAATCAATAGAAAAATTGTTGTCTATGGA